Proteins from one Algicella marina genomic window:
- a CDS encoding SURF1 family protein codes for MRRLIFALVFGLSGTAILVSLSYWQVQRLAWKEARIAELEIRMAETPRDLEDYEEPERFHAVQAEGRFAGATLDVLTSRPGDGPGFRVIQRFETGNGAVLVDRGFLPEAEKGSQLASGPMLVVGHFDMPQESDSFTPSPNAERGIWFARDVETMAAALDTRPVLIVASRPTGEPSPRPMPVSITLPNNHLQYAITWGLLAVVWLAMTGLYVLGKRGKSA; via the coding sequence ATGCGACGACTGATCTTTGCATTGGTTTTCGGCCTCTCTGGCACCGCCATTCTGGTGAGCCTGTCTTACTGGCAGGTGCAGCGGCTGGCATGGAAGGAAGCGCGGATCGCGGAACTGGAAATTCGCATGGCGGAGACGCCGCGCGATCTGGAGGACTATGAGGAGCCTGAGCGGTTTCACGCTGTACAGGCGGAAGGACGGTTCGCCGGCGCAACGCTCGACGTGCTGACCTCCCGCCCTGGCGACGGGCCGGGCTTTCGGGTGATCCAGCGGTTCGAGACCGGGAATGGCGCTGTACTGGTCGACCGCGGGTTTCTGCCGGAGGCGGAAAAGGGCAGTCAGCTTGCATCCGGGCCCATGCTGGTGGTTGGTCATTTCGACATGCCGCAGGAAAGTGACAGCTTCACACCCTCGCCGAATGCCGAACGCGGCATCTGGTTCGCCCGCGATGTCGAGACAATGGCGGCGGCGCTGGATACTCGCCCGGTCCTGATTGTCGCCAGCCGACCCACAGGCGAGCCGTCTCCCCGGCCAATGCCGGTATCGATCACCCTGCCGAACAACCACCTGCAATATGCAATCACATGGGGTCTGCTGGCAGTCGTATGGCTTGCAATGACCGGCCTTTACGTCCTAGGAAAGCGCGGCAAA
- a CDS encoding GSCFA domain-containing protein — translation MAHPYKTLPQRAYWRPAVGMPDPLEISELWQPKRNFLKGEKVSTFGSCFAQHFGQALQRHGYAWFDAEPAPKPLPAEDAKKFNYGVFSARTGNIYTAAMLSQWLDWALGQAEPPAEVWEHEGRFFDPFRPAIEPGGFASREELLATRAHTITSFRRAIEETDHFVFTMGLTEGWINSEHEYSYAMCPGTLAGEFDEARHRFVNWRYTEVARHMRQVLRRIAKVNSNIHVLLTVSPVPLTATASGSHVLPATTYSKSVLRAVAGDLAEDFDFVEYFPSYEIITAPVFGGRFFETNRRSVKPEGVEHVMKTFFAGLASAFGEAQDEVTVPTVDEMEPEGEDELVCEEQMLDAFSRR, via the coding sequence ATGGCGCATCCCTATAAGACGCTTCCGCAGCGGGCCTATTGGCGGCCCGCTGTCGGCATGCCGGACCCACTGGAAATCTCCGAGCTTTGGCAGCCAAAGCGCAATTTTCTAAAGGGCGAGAAGGTCTCGACTTTCGGTTCCTGTTTTGCGCAGCACTTCGGTCAAGCGTTACAGCGTCACGGCTATGCGTGGTTCGACGCCGAACCGGCCCCAAAGCCGCTGCCTGCCGAAGACGCCAAAAAATTCAACTATGGTGTTTTTTCTGCTCGGACGGGCAACATCTACACAGCCGCAATGCTGTCCCAGTGGCTCGACTGGGCCTTGGGGCAGGCAGAACCGCCCGCTGAGGTGTGGGAACATGAGGGTCGGTTTTTTGACCCGTTCCGCCCCGCCATCGAACCCGGCGGCTTTGCCAGCCGTGAGGAGTTGTTGGCTACGCGTGCACATACGATCACCAGCTTCCGGCGGGCCATCGAGGAGACGGATCATTTCGTATTCACGATGGGCCTGACAGAAGGTTGGATAAACTCCGAACACGAGTACTCCTACGCAATGTGTCCGGGAACGCTGGCCGGAGAGTTCGATGAGGCGCGCCACCGTTTCGTAAACTGGCGCTACACCGAAGTAGCACGGCATATGCGGCAGGTGCTGCGGCGGATCGCGAAGGTGAACTCGAACATTCACGTATTGCTGACGGTTTCGCCTGTGCCGCTGACGGCCACGGCCTCCGGCAGCCATGTTTTGCCCGCGACGACCTATTCCAAGTCCGTCCTGCGCGCCGTCGCCGGCGACCTGGCGGAAGACTTCGACTTTGTGGAATATTTTCCATCCTACGAGATCATCACCGCACCTGTCTTCGGTGGCCGTTTCTTCGAGACCAATCGCCGGTCGGTGAAACCGGAAGGCGTCGAGCATGTGATGAAGACGTTCTTCGCCGGCCTTGCATCCGCCTTTGGCGAGGCGCAGGACGAAGTAACCGTTCCTACCGTAGACGAGATGGAACCCGAGGGCGAAGACGAATTGGTTTGCGAAGAGCAGATGCTGGACGCATTTTCGCGGAGATAG
- a CDS encoding cytochrome c oxidase subunit 3: MAHVKNHDYHILNPSVWPFTGAVGAFVMLMGAVLMITPASLSGFWAALQGPWLFLIGLGLVLYTMFAWWSEMVTESHVGDHTPVVTIGLRMGFIMFIVSEVMFFAAWFWSFFKHAIYPMDPDGMSPQVEGVWPPAGIETFDPWHLPLINTLILLCSGCAATWAHHALAHENDREGLKWGLMLAIALGVVFTIFQAYEYSHATFGFDGNIYGANFFMATGFHGFHVIIGTIFLFVCLMRALAGQFTQEKHVGFEAAAWYWHFVDVVWLFLFFAVYIWGG, encoded by the coding sequence ATGGCGCATGTCAAGAATCACGACTATCATATACTGAATCCAAGCGTCTGGCCGTTCACCGGTGCAGTCGGTGCATTCGTCATGCTCATGGGCGCCGTGCTGATGATCACGCCCGCCAGCCTCTCCGGCTTCTGGGCGGCATTGCAGGGACCGTGGCTCTTTCTGATTGGACTTGGCCTCGTCCTCTACACCATGTTCGCATGGTGGTCAGAGATGGTGACGGAAAGCCATGTCGGTGACCACACACCTGTGGTGACGATAGGCCTGCGCATGGGCTTCATCATGTTCATCGTCTCGGAAGTGATGTTCTTTGCAGCCTGGTTCTGGTCCTTCTTCAAGCACGCCATCTATCCGATGGACCCGGACGGGATGAGCCCTCAGGTCGAGGGCGTCTGGCCGCCGGCCGGTATCGAGACTTTCGATCCTTGGCATTTGCCACTGATCAACACGCTGATCCTACTGTGCTCCGGCTGCGCCGCGACATGGGCGCACCATGCGCTGGCGCATGAAAATGACCGTGAAGGACTGAAATGGGGGTTGATGCTGGCCATCGCGCTTGGTGTGGTCTTCACCATTTTCCAGGCATACGAGTACAGCCACGCGACATTCGGTTTCGACGGCAACATCTACGGTGCCAACTTTTTCATGGCCACCGGCTTCCACGGCTTTCACGTTATCATCGGCACGATCTTCCTGTTCGTCTGTCTGATGCGGGCACTGGCCGGGCAGTTCACGCAAGAGAAGCACGTCGGTTTTGAGGCCGCAGCCTGGTACTGGCACTTCGTGGACGTGGTGTGGCTGTTCCTGTTCTTCGCTGTGTATATCTGGGGCGGCTGA
- a CDS encoding cytochrome c oxidase assembly protein yields MNMANANRRVARIAGCVVAGMLGLAFAAVPLYDLFCRVTGYGGETNVAAAGSERVLEDTIRIRFDASRDAAMPWEFKPIQREMEIRIGETGLAFYEAYNPTDRVIAGTASYNVTPYSAGNFFTKIDCFCFTMQVLQPGERVEMPVTFYVDPEIVDDPEAKYAHTITLSYTFYETDLPEDMTKVDGELLQETGRSFN; encoded by the coding sequence ATGAACATGGCAAACGCCAACCGCCGCGTCGCTCGGATTGCTGGCTGCGTTGTCGCGGGAATGCTTGGCCTCGCATTCGCTGCAGTGCCCCTGTACGACCTGTTCTGCCGCGTTACCGGCTATGGTGGAGAGACGAATGTCGCCGCCGCCGGGTCGGAAAGGGTGCTGGAGGACACGATCCGTATCCGTTTCGACGCCTCCCGTGATGCGGCAATGCCGTGGGAGTTCAAACCGATCCAGCGGGAGATGGAAATTCGCATCGGCGAAACGGGACTGGCTTTCTACGAAGCCTACAACCCGACCGACCGGGTGATCGCAGGTACCGCAAGCTACAACGTGACGCCGTATTCCGCCGGGAACTTCTTCACCAAGATCGACTGCTTCTGCTTTACCATGCAGGTATTGCAACCCGGAGAGCGGGTGGAAATGCCGGTGACTTTCTACGTGGACCCCGAAATTGTGGACGACCCGGAGGCGAAATACGCCCACACGATTACGCTCTCCTACACTTTCTATGAGACCGACCTGCCCGAGGATATGACGAAGGTGGACGGTGAATTGTTGCAAGAAACCGGGCGCTCGTTTAACTGA
- a CDS encoding heme o synthase, giving the protein MTETGWSTQTADPEFRDYVELLKPRVMRLVVFTSLIGLLSAPAMPHPVIALASLICIAVGAGASGALNMWWDRDIDGLMERTAKRPIPSGRTTGEEALGIGVALSILSVMLLFLFSNALAAGLLAFTIFFYVVIYSMWLKRLTPQNIVIGGAAGAFPPMIGWAVATGGIAIEPVLMFGLIFMWTPPHFWALALFRNADYTNAAVPMLPVVAGTRATRNQILWYSLALAPVAIAPAFTSVGGPVYFAAAIVLNALFLKGAWTIWRRDDAAADFDGFRVEKRFFGFSILYLFLHFTLFLVEAVLRGFDLVLTTWPVLT; this is encoded by the coding sequence ATGACAGAAACCGGTTGGTCCACCCAGACGGCAGACCCGGAGTTTCGCGACTATGTGGAGTTGCTCAAGCCGCGGGTCATGCGGCTTGTGGTCTTCACGTCGCTGATCGGCCTGCTCTCGGCACCTGCGATGCCGCATCCGGTGATTGCCCTCGCGTCGCTGATCTGCATCGCTGTGGGCGCTGGCGCGTCGGGTGCGCTGAACATGTGGTGGGATCGGGATATCGACGGCCTGATGGAGCGAACCGCCAAAAGGCCGATACCCTCTGGCCGGACGACCGGCGAAGAGGCGCTGGGCATCGGCGTGGCACTGTCGATCCTGTCGGTCATGCTGCTGTTTCTTTTCAGCAATGCGCTGGCTGCCGGGCTGCTGGCGTTCACGATCTTCTTCTACGTGGTGATCTATTCGATGTGGCTGAAGCGGCTCACTCCGCAGAATATCGTCATCGGCGGCGCTGCCGGTGCGTTCCCGCCAATGATCGGCTGGGCGGTCGCCACCGGTGGCATTGCCATCGAGCCGGTGCTGATGTTCGGACTGATCTTCATGTGGACCCCCCCGCATTTCTGGGCACTGGCGCTGTTTCGCAACGCTGATTACACCAATGCGGCTGTGCCGATGCTGCCGGTCGTGGCTGGCACGCGGGCGACGCGCAACCAGATCCTGTGGTACTCTCTGGCGCTGGCACCCGTTGCGATCGCCCCGGCTTTCACAAGTGTGGGTGGTCCTGTCTATTTCGCGGCCGCCATCGTGCTGAACGCTCTTTTCCTCAAGGGCGCCTGGACGATCTGGCGTCGGGATGACGCGGCTGCCGATTTTGACGGTTTCCGGGTGGAGAAGCGCTTCTTCGGCTTTTCCATCCTCTATCTCTTCCTGCATTTCACGCTGTTCCTGGTGGAAGCGGTGCTGCGGGGCTTTGACCTGGTGCTGACAACCTGGCCCGTGCTCACATGA
- the coxB gene encoding cytochrome c oxidase subunit II has translation MKNWLRFTLTSLAFAVLAPVAHAQEEGLQDLPVIGKPHANGIAFQKAVTEVAHDIHWLDSMLLVIITIISLFVTALLAICAIKYNSRANKVPARFTHNSTIEVAWTVVPILILIVIGSFSLPTLFKQLEVPEADLTIKATGYQWFWGYEYPDEGIDFEAYMLGLNKADMDDEVRAELAEYGYAEDEWKLATDRAVVVPVDKVVRLQVTAGDVIHAWKIPAFGVHIDGVPGRLNETWFRAEEVGVYFGQCSELCGKNHAYMPITVKVVTEEQYAAWVEASGGTVANVGRGITVAAAE, from the coding sequence ATGAAAAATTGGTTGCGCTTTACGCTTACCAGCCTCGCCTTCGCGGTTTTGGCACCTGTCGCCCATGCTCAGGAAGAGGGGCTTCAGGATCTGCCGGTGATCGGCAAGCCACACGCCAATGGCATCGCCTTTCAGAAGGCGGTGACTGAGGTTGCCCATGACATTCACTGGCTCGACAGCATGCTGCTGGTGATCATCACCATCATTTCGCTGTTCGTAACGGCCCTACTGGCAATCTGTGCCATCAAGTACAACAGCCGTGCCAACAAGGTACCGGCCCGTTTTACCCACAATTCCACGATCGAGGTGGCGTGGACTGTCGTGCCAATCCTGATCCTGATCGTTATCGGCTCCTTCTCCCTGCCGACATTGTTCAAGCAGCTCGAAGTGCCCGAGGCGGACCTGACGATCAAGGCAACGGGATATCAGTGGTTCTGGGGATACGAATACCCAGACGAGGGCATCGACTTCGAAGCGTACATGCTGGGCCTGAACAAGGCGGACATGGACGACGAAGTGCGTGCCGAGCTCGCAGAGTACGGATATGCCGAAGATGAATGGAAGCTGGCAACGGACCGCGCGGTGGTCGTGCCGGTGGATAAGGTCGTTCGTCTGCAGGTGACGGCGGGTGACGTGATCCATGCCTGGAAAATTCCGGCATTCGGGGTGCATATCGACGGTGTGCCCGGCCGACTGAATGAGACTTGGTTCCGTGCCGAGGAAGTCGGCGTTTACTTTGGCCAGTGTTCCGAACTCTGCGGCAAGAACCATGCCTACATGCCGATCACTGTAAAGGTGGTGACGGAAGAACAGTATGCGGCCTGGGTGGAAGCCTCTGGCGGCACGGTTGCCAATGTGGGCCGGGGCATCACCGTAGCGGCGGCCGAGTGA
- the tldD gene encoding metalloprotease TldD → MAELTNPFRPFETELEESRALAILQSATDGADDGELFLERRRSEALVFDDGKLKTASYNAAEGFGLRAVRGETAGYGHATELSEAALSRAAETARLAVGAGGGTAAASPQRTNRKLYAELDPLTDAPFAVKVDLLREMDSFARGLDSSVVQVSATIAASLQEVEILRPEGTRFSDIRPMARLNVSVTVERDGRRETGSVGGGGRHALEPLMVPDHWQGRIREALRIARVNLDAVPARAGVMDVVLGPGWPGILLHEAIGHGLEGDFNRKKSSAFAGLMGQRIAARGVTVLDDGTIPDRRGSITIDDEGTPSSKNTLIEDGILTGYMQDRQNARLMGVTPTGNGRRESYAHTPMPRMTNTYMLGGDTEPEAILADLKDGIYAVGFGGGQVDITNGKFVFSCTEAYQVRNGKVGAPVKGATLIGDGATALQQIRAIGNDMALDPGMGNCGKNGQWVPVGVGQPTLMIGGLTVGGSAA, encoded by the coding sequence ATGGCAGAGTTAACGAACCCTTTCAGACCCTTCGAAACAGAACTGGAGGAAAGTCGTGCGCTCGCCATCCTGCAATCAGCCACCGATGGTGCCGACGACGGCGAACTGTTTCTGGAACGCCGGCGCTCCGAAGCGCTGGTTTTCGATGACGGTAAGCTAAAGACAGCAAGTTACAACGCAGCCGAGGGATTCGGCCTGAGGGCGGTTCGCGGCGAGACGGCAGGTTACGGCCATGCTACCGAATTATCAGAGGCGGCACTCTCCCGCGCCGCCGAGACAGCCCGTCTCGCCGTCGGTGCCGGTGGTGGCACCGCCGCCGCATCGCCGCAACGCACCAATCGCAAGCTCTACGCCGAACTTGATCCACTGACAGATGCCCCCTTCGCAGTGAAGGTCGATCTCCTGAGGGAGATGGACAGCTTCGCCCGCGGCCTCGATTCTTCCGTCGTCCAGGTCTCAGCGACCATCGCCGCATCGCTGCAGGAAGTGGAAATCCTCCGTCCCGAGGGCACACGCTTTTCCGACATTCGCCCCATGGCCCGGCTCAACGTGTCCGTAACGGTGGAGCGGGATGGCCGCCGCGAAACCGGCAGTGTCGGCGGCGGTGGTCGTCACGCTCTGGAACCGCTGATGGTTCCGGATCATTGGCAGGGCCGCATCCGCGAAGCCCTGCGCATTGCCCGCGTCAACCTTGATGCCGTTCCGGCCCGCGCCGGCGTCATGGATGTTGTCCTTGGCCCAGGCTGGCCCGGCATTCTGCTCCATGAGGCCATCGGCCACGGGCTGGAGGGCGACTTCAACCGCAAGAAGTCCTCAGCCTTTGCAGGGCTCATGGGCCAGCGGATCGCGGCTCGCGGTGTTACGGTACTCGATGACGGGACCATCCCGGACCGGCGCGGCTCCATCACCATCGACGACGAGGGCACGCCTTCGAGCAAGAACACCCTGATCGAGGACGGCATCCTGACGGGCTACATGCAGGATCGCCAGAATGCGCGTTTGATGGGGGTCACGCCCACGGGCAACGGCCGTCGCGAATCCTATGCTCATACGCCGATGCCACGAATGACCAATACCTATATGCTGGGTGGCGATACGGAACCGGAGGCGATCCTCGCTGACCTGAAAGACGGCATTTATGCAGTGGGCTTCGGCGGCGGTCAGGTGGATATCACCAACGGCAAGTTCGTCTTTTCCTGTACCGAGGCCTATCAGGTCAGGAACGGCAAAGTTGGCGCACCGGTCAAGGGGGCGACGCTTATCGGCGACGGGGCCACGGCCCTGCAACAGATTCGCGCCATCGGCAACGACATGGCTCTGGACCCCGGAATGGGCAACTGTGGCAAGAACGGCCAATGGGTTCCGGTGGGCGTCGGCCAGCCGACACTGATGATCGGCGGGCTTACCGTAGGTGGCAGCGCAGCCTGA
- a CDS encoding alpha-D-ribose 1-methylphosphonate 5-triphosphate diphosphatase: MTLESILCNARLVLEGEVVAGSIRLRDGKIVDIDQGTAVVAGAEDCGGDYICPGLIELHTDNLERHMAPRPKVNWPHRAAIMAHDRELAGTGITTVFDAIRVGSILSDKGKRYGKYARGMADEILAMLEAGGLKISHHLHLRAEICSESLIAELDEFGEADRVRMVSMMDHTPGQRQFRDISKFEDYVCGKHGLSREGFEDYVQFLYGLQEQFGEKHEAATVAAAARFGAVLASHDDTTAGQVETSRAHGVTLAEFPTSVEAAEACHDVGIATIMGAPNLVRGGSHSGNVAARELAEMDRLDILSSDYVPASLLMGAVGLGHLWDDMARGIATVTATPASAVHLADRGVLAKGMRADVLRFSEIDGAAAVRAVWSAGMRVA, translated from the coding sequence ATGACCCTCGAATCGATCCTCTGCAATGCCCGCCTCGTGCTGGAAGGAGAGGTGGTGGCCGGCAGTATCCGGCTGCGCGATGGCAAGATCGTAGACATTGACCAGGGCACTGCGGTGGTAGCAGGCGCTGAGGATTGCGGTGGTGACTACATCTGTCCCGGTCTGATCGAACTGCACACGGATAACCTGGAGCGGCACATGGCGCCGCGCCCGAAGGTCAACTGGCCACATCGGGCGGCGATCATGGCGCATGACCGGGAACTGGCGGGGACGGGGATCACCACTGTCTTCGATGCGATCAGGGTCGGTTCAATTTTGTCCGACAAGGGCAAGCGCTATGGAAAGTATGCCCGCGGCATGGCGGACGAGATTCTTGCCATGCTGGAAGCCGGCGGTTTGAAGATCAGCCATCACCTGCACCTCCGGGCCGAAATCTGTTCCGAGTCGCTCATCGCAGAACTGGATGAGTTCGGTGAAGCCGACCGGGTGCGGATGGTGTCGATGATGGATCACACGCCGGGGCAGCGGCAGTTCCGCGACATATCCAAATTTGAGGATTACGTCTGCGGCAAGCATGGATTGAGCCGGGAGGGGTTTGAGGACTACGTGCAGTTTCTCTACGGATTGCAGGAACAGTTCGGCGAGAAGCACGAGGCCGCGACGGTGGCTGCTGCGGCGCGGTTCGGCGCGGTGCTGGCCAGCCATGACGACACCACGGCAGGACAGGTGGAAACCAGCCGCGCGCACGGCGTGACGCTGGCCGAGTTTCCAACAAGCGTTGAGGCAGCGGAGGCTTGCCACGACGTGGGAATCGCCACGATCATGGGAGCGCCGAACCTTGTCCGTGGCGGCTCCCATTCGGGAAATGTAGCGGCACGGGAATTGGCGGAGATGGACCGGCTGGATATCCTGTCTTCGGATTACGTGCCGGCATCGCTGCTGATGGGTGCAGTCGGCCTTGGCCACTTATGGGATGACATGGCGCGGGGCATCGCCACGGTCACCGCGACGCCCGCGTCGGCGGTGCATCTGGCAGATCGCGGTGTGCTGGCCAAAGGCATGCGGGCCGATGTTCTGCGCTTCTCCGAAATAGACGGTGCGGCGGCGGTGCGCGCGGTATGGAGTGCTGGTATGCGGGTGGCCTGA
- the phnN gene encoding phosphonate metabolism protein/1,5-bisphosphokinase (PRPP-forming) PhnN — protein sequence MSGRFIAVVGPSGVGKDSVLTALAARAPQLSLVRRVITRPETAGGEDFEGVSEPEFLRRRDAGAFALCWQAHGLHYGIPVSVDAALAGGRDQLANLSRGVLQRAEARFSQVTIIALSASREVLARRLALRGRECVDEISRRLERSTAVLPGGLDVHRIDNSGPLTDTVVSVLSLLYPDQIHVSAK from the coding sequence GTGAGCGGCCGGTTCATCGCGGTGGTGGGCCCTTCCGGTGTCGGCAAGGACAGTGTTCTGACGGCGCTGGCGGCCCGTGCCCCGCAGTTGTCTCTGGTGCGGCGGGTGATTACCCGCCCGGAAACTGCCGGAGGAGAGGATTTCGAGGGGGTGAGCGAGCCGGAGTTTCTGCGGCGGCGCGATGCCGGTGCCTTCGCGCTCTGCTGGCAGGCACACGGTCTGCACTACGGGATTCCGGTGTCGGTCGATGCCGCTCTTGCGGGCGGCCGCGACCAGTTGGCAAACCTGTCGCGTGGTGTCCTCCAACGCGCGGAGGCAAGGTTTTCGCAGGTAACGATCATCGCTCTGTCTGCATCCCGCGAGGTTCTCGCCCGGCGTCTGGCCTTACGGGGCCGGGAATGTGTCGATGAGATTTCGCGACGTCTCGAACGTTCCACCGCCGTATTGCCCGGCGGACTTGACGTGCACCGGATCGACAATTCCGGACCATTGACGGATACGGTCGTGAGCGTCCTGTCCCTGCTTTACCCCGACCAGATACATGTGAGTGCCAAATGA
- the phnL gene encoding phosphonate C-P lyase system protein PhnL, whose translation MISIENVSKSFVLHNQGAARIPVMEGATLAVARGECVALVGASGAGKSTLMRMIYGNYLAAAGRIMVGGVDVAQAAPRDIIELRRHTLGFVSQFLRVVPRVPTLAVVAEPLLAVGTERAVAEARAAELLARLNIPERLWLLSPTTFSGGEQQRVNIARGFAHEYPALLLDEPTASLDPVNREIVLEMIAGAKARGAAIIGIFHDAEARMRVAEREVDVTAFTPRVAA comes from the coding sequence ATGATAAGTATCGAAAACGTTTCCAAGTCCTTTGTTTTGCATAATCAGGGCGCGGCGCGAATTCCGGTGATGGAGGGCGCGACACTGGCCGTGGCACGCGGCGAATGCGTGGCGCTGGTTGGCGCGTCCGGTGCCGGAAAATCGACGCTGATGCGGATGATCTACGGGAACTACCTTGCCGCGGCCGGGCGGATCATGGTCGGAGGTGTCGACGTGGCGCAGGCCGCGCCGCGCGACATCATAGAGTTGCGGCGGCACACGCTAGGGTTCGTATCGCAGTTCCTGAGGGTGGTGCCGAGGGTTCCGACCTTGGCGGTGGTTGCCGAACCGCTGCTGGCAGTCGGGACGGAAAGGGCGGTTGCCGAAGCACGGGCGGCGGAACTGCTGGCGCGTCTGAACATACCAGAGCGGCTGTGGTTGTTGTCTCCGACGACGTTTTCCGGCGGCGAACAGCAGCGGGTGAACATCGCGCGAGGCTTCGCCCATGAATACCCGGCGCTGCTGCTTGATGAGCCGACGGCGAGCCTCGACCCGGTCAATCGCGAGATCGTGCTGGAAATGATCGCGGGCGCAAAGGCCCGTGGGGCGGCGATCATCGGTATCTTTCATGATGCCGAGGCGCGGATGCGGGTCGCCGAGCGGGAAGTCGACGTGACGGCCTTTACCCCGCGGGTGGCGGCGTGA
- the phnK gene encoding phosphonate C-P lyase system protein PhnK, whose product MTPLLEVDRLSKFYGTRVGCAEVSFQLFPGEVLGIVGESGSGKSTLLNCMAGHLPPDSGAVRFAMRDGSQRDTVTMAEPERRMLGRTDWAFVHQHARDGLRMNVSAGGNVGERLMAVGARNYGAIREAAVDWLARVEIAGERVDDRPSAFSGGMQQRLQIARNLVTGPRLVFMDEPTGGLDVSVQARLLDLLRGLVRDMGLSAIIVTHDLAVVRLLADRLMVMKDGHVVEAGLTDQVLDDPQHAYTQLLVSSVLQV is encoded by the coding sequence ATGACGCCATTGCTCGAAGTCGACAGGCTGTCGAAATTCTACGGCACGCGGGTAGGTTGCGCCGAAGTCTCCTTCCAGCTCTTTCCCGGAGAGGTGCTGGGGATTGTCGGGGAGAGCGGTTCCGGCAAATCCACCTTGCTGAATTGCATGGCCGGGCATCTGCCGCCGGATTCCGGGGCAGTACGGTTCGCCATGCGCGACGGCAGTCAACGCGATACGGTGACCATGGCCGAACCGGAACGGCGGATGCTGGGTAGGACGGATTGGGCTTTCGTGCATCAGCACGCTCGTGACGGCCTGCGGATGAACGTCAGCGCGGGCGGCAACGTCGGCGAACGGCTGATGGCCGTCGGCGCCCGCAATTACGGTGCTATCCGCGAGGCGGCGGTCGACTGGCTGGCACGTGTGGAGATTGCCGGAGAGCGGGTCGATGACCGGCCAAGCGCGTTTTCCGGCGGTATGCAGCAGCGATTGCAGATCGCGCGCAATCTCGTCACTGGGCCGCGCCTGGTGTTCATGGATGAACCGACTGGCGGACTGGACGTCTCCGTGCAGGCGCGATTGCTGGACCTGTTGCGCGGACTCGTGCGGGACATGGGGTTGTCTGCAATTATCGTCACCCATGATCTGGCGGTAGTGCGCCTGCTGGCGGACCGGCTGATGGTGATGAAGGACGGCCATGTCGTCGAGGCAGGGCTGACCGACCAGGTGCTGGACGATCCGCAGCATGCCTATACCCAGCTACTCGTCTCTTCTGTCCTGCAGGTGTGA
- a CDS encoding alpha-D-ribose 1-methylphosphonate 5-phosphate C-P-lyase PhnJ, which yields MNEYNFAYLDEQTKRMIRRAILKGLAIPGYQVPFASREMPMPYGWGTGGVQVSAAVLVPEDTFKVIDQGADDTTNAVSIRRFFERTAGVATTEATAEASVIQTRHRIPEQTLREDQILVYQVPIPEPLRFLEPSEVETRKMHSLEEYGLMHVKLYEDISRHGAIATAYAYPVKVEGRYVMDPSPIPKFDNPKLEMAAIQLFGAGREQRIYALPPWCKVVSLDFEDHPFEASKAEAACGLCGAEDSYLDELIVDDDGGRMFMCSDTDYCAGRRGDQGEEG from the coding sequence ATGAACGAATACAATTTCGCCTATCTCGACGAGCAGACCAAGCGGATGATCCGCCGGGCCATCCTGAAGGGACTGGCCATTCCTGGCTATCAGGTACCCTTCGCCAGCCGCGAGATGCCGATGCCCTATGGCTGGGGCACCGGTGGTGTGCAGGTGAGCGCTGCGGTGCTGGTTCCCGAGGATACGTTCAAGGTAATCGATCAGGGGGCGGATGATACGACCAATGCCGTTTCCATCCGGCGCTTCTTCGAGCGGACGGCCGGGGTTGCCACGACGGAGGCAACTGCTGAGGCCAGCGTGATCCAGACGAGACATCGGATCCCGGAGCAGACGCTGCGGGAGGATCAGATTCTCGTATACCAGGTGCCGATCCCGGAGCCGCTGCGGTTCCTCGAACCCTCCGAAGTCGAGACGCGGAAGATGCACAGCCTCGAGGAATACGGGCTGATGCATGTGAAGCTCTACGAAGACATCAGTCGGCACGGCGCGATCGCGACCGCCTATGCCTATCCGGTGAAGGTGGAGGGCCGATACGTCATGGACCCATCGCCGATTCCGAAATTCGACAATCCGAAGCTGGAGATGGCTGCCATCCAGTTGTTCGGCGCGGGTCGGGAACAGCGGATCTATGCGCTTCCGCCGTGGTGCAAGGTGGTCTCTCTCGATTTTGAGGACCATCCGTTCGAGGCGAGCAAGGCCGAGGCAGCCTGTGGCCTTTGCGGGGCGGAGGACAGCTACCTTGACGAGTTGATCGTCGATGATGATGGCGGGCGGATGTTCATGTGCTCCGACACCGATTACTGTGCCGGCAGGCGCGGCGATCAGGGGGAAGAAGGTTGA